The following proteins are encoded in a genomic region of Takifugu rubripes chromosome 9, fTakRub1.2, whole genome shotgun sequence:
- the LOC105416958 gene encoding galanin receptor type 2, which produces MAVPNTYGLIFVCTCGIILGIGLCANLLVFSLFAKHNTLRKNRLDLLLLSMTLADFLTLLLIPLTLHSAATYSWPLSDTSCKVYQFLLAFSLAASTYSLCAVSMARAMIITNPYQPLTMDTVVLMFVLVWALSFFISLPLRIFARKESVATNQSDFTFCLPTIHEHHYQVVLSQFVLYYFVPMLVIAFNYVRLALFLHRSPVMSASSARNTRRASIMVFLAAVTFSVCWLPGYVLELCVYLGLYSHGQAWDMFYFICTVLQYLHPCVNPVLYVLLSKRYRHRRAAWFFTCHRNRVQPQVTSINTDSI; this is translated from the coding sequence ATGGCCGTTCCCAACACCTACGGGCTGATTTTCGTCTGCACCTGTGGAATCATCCTCGGAATCGGACTCTGCGCCAACCTGCTGGTCTTCTCCCTGTTTGCCAAACACAACACGTTACGGAAGAACCGCCtggacctcctcctgctcagcatGACGCTGGCCgacttcctcaccctcctgctCATCCCCTTGACCCTGCACTCCGCTGCCACCTACTCCTGGCCTCTGAGCGACACCTCCTGCAAAGTCTACCAGTTCCTTCTGGCCTTCAGCCTGGCTGCCAGCACCTACTCGCTCTGCGCCGTGTCCATGGCCCGTGCCATGATCATAACCAACCCGTACCAGCCCCTCACCATGGACACGGTGGTGCTGATGTTTGTGCTGGTCTGGGCCCTCAGCTTCTTCATCAGCCTGCCCTTGCGTATCTTCGCCAGGAAAGAAAGCGTAGCTACAAACCAGTCTGACTTCACCTTCTGCCTTCCAACCATTCACGAGCACCACTACCAAGTGGTCCTGAGCCAGTTTGTGCTTTACTACTTCGTACCAATGCTGGTCATCGCCTTCAACTATGTGCGACTTGCCCTTTTCCTCCACAGGAGCCCAGTGATGTCAGCGTCCAGCGCCAGGAACACCCGCCGTGCCTCCATCATGGTGTTCTTGGCCGCTGTGACCTTCTCAGTGTGCTGGCTCCCTGGCTACGTCCTGGAGCTGTGCGTGTACCTGGGGCTGTACAGCCACGGCCAGGCTTGGGACATGTTTTACTTCATCTGCACCGTGCTGCAGTACCTGCACCCCTGTGTCAACCCCGTGCTCTACGTGCTGCTGTCGAAGCGGTACCGCCACAGGAGGGCAGCCTGGTTCTTCACATGTCACAGGAACAGAGTGCAGCcgcaggtcaccagcatcaacACCGACAGTATTTAA
- the LOC101068696 gene encoding parathyroid hormone-related protein gives MCSVVMLHQWSLAVFLLCSPVTLDGKPVDAVSSRMRRSVSHAQLMHDKGRSLQEFRRRMWLHKLLEEVHTANEEAPPVQSRTQTQTFSGNSLHEKPPGATKNLPDRFSLDREGTNLPQETNKALAYKDQPLKLATKRKKKARLGRHREADKKRRRARSVAKEP, from the exons ATGTGCTCCGTAGTCATGCTTCATCAGTGGAGCCTGGCTGTCTTCTTGCTCTGCTCACCAGTGACTCTTGATGGGAAACCAGTGGACGCAGTCAGCAGCAGAAT GCGGAGGTCGGTGAGCCACGCCCAGCTGATGCACGACAAGGGCCGCTCCCTGCAGGAGTTCAGGCGTCGCATGTGGCTCCACAAGCTGCTGGAAGAGGTCCACACGGCCAACGAAGAAGCCCCACCTGTGCAGAGCAGGACCCAGACCCAAACCTTCAGTGGGAACTCCCTGCACGAGAAGCCCCCGGGGGCCACCAAGAACCTCCCTGACAGGTTCAGTTTGGACCGAGAGGGCACGAACCTGCCCCAGGAGACGAACAAGGCTTTGGCTTACAAAGACCAGCCGCTTAAACTGGCCACCAAGAGGAAAAAGAAGGCGAGGTTAGGTCGGCACAGAGAGGCTGACAAGAAGCGGAGGCGGGCGCGCTCGGTAGCAAAGGAGCCTTGA